Proteins found in one Lycium ferocissimum isolate CSIRO_LF1 chromosome 6, AGI_CSIRO_Lferr_CH_V1, whole genome shotgun sequence genomic segment:
- the LOC132059608 gene encoding ethylene-responsive transcription factor RAP2-7-like, which yields MLDLNVSAVSVNSNCDESDPHNNNNTLFLNDDSGASNTASSSIEDSNSSSHHHHSLSTLNFSILKSDRADMEIEVDENSGDNNMLTRQLFRESQGPKNIHQGQWLNLSVPESGGGAEMGIYKPPVNQPVKKSRRGPRSRSSQYRGVTFYRRTGRWESHIWDCGKQVYLGGFDTAHVAAMAYDRAAIKFRGVDADINFNITDYEEDMKQMKNLSKEEFVHILRRQSTGFSRGSSKYRGVTLHKCGRWEARMGQFLGKTAYDKAAIKCNGREAVTNFEPSMYEREIKEDNKDGSGENLDLNLWISPPLEGLKRDEIGRNVHFNFGKRFEIESSSTVPQGPPTASKLSILTGMYPGFSPHSTEGAMTKAEAASSSPGFPNWAWKIHSQGVVTPVPVFSSTAASSGFSTATTLYQNSLLPPSNQLRLPTNSTLQQHPPVTLNIS from the exons ATGTTGGATCTGAATGTATCAGCAGTTTCAGTGAACTCAAATTGCGATGAAAGTGACccccacaacaacaacaacacccttTTCTTGAATGATGATTCTGGTGCATCCAACACAGCTTCCTCCTCCATCGAAGACTCCAACAGCTCATCCCATCATCACCATTCTCTTTCAACACTTAATTTCTCCATACTGAAAAGCGATCGTGCTGACATGGAGATTGAAGTAGATGAGAATAGTGGTGATAACAATATGCTGACGAGGCAGCTCTTTCGGGAATCGCAGGGACCGAAGAATATTCATCAGGGTCAATGGCTGAACTTGTCTGTGCCGGAGTCCGGTGGAGGGGCAGAAATGGGAATTTACAAACCGCCGGTGAATCAGCCAGTGAAGAAAAGCAGACGTGGGCCCAGGTCACGTAGCTCACAGTATCGTGGTGTTACATTTTATCGGCGAACTGGAAGATGGGAATCCCACATCTG GGATTGTGGGAAACAAGTGTATTTGG GAGGATTTGATACAGCTCACGTTGCAGCTAT GGCGTATGATCGAGCTGCAATTAAGTTTCGGGGAGTTGATGCTGACATCAATTTCAATATAACTGATtatgaagaagatatgaagcAG ATGAAGAACTTGTCAAAAGAAGAATTTGTTCATATCCTCCGTCGACAAAGTACTGGATTCTCTAGGGGAAGTTCAAAATACAGAGGTGTAACCTTGCACAAATGTGGTCGCTGGGAGGCTCGGATGGGTCAATTCCTTGGGAAAAC GGCTTATGACAAAGCAGCCATCAAATGTAATGGAAGGGAAGCAGTTACCAACTTTGAGCCTAGCATGTATGAACGGGAAATAAAGGAGGATAATAAAGATG GTAGTGGTGAGAATCTTGATCTGAACCTCTGGATTTCTCCACCTTTGGAGGGGCTAAAGCGCGATGAAATTGGTAGAAATGTGCACttcaattttggaaaaagatTCGAG ATTGAAAGCTCCTCTACTGTTCCACAAGGTCCACCAACAGCGTCTAAGCTTTCCATATTGACTGGCATGTATCCTGGTTTTTCTCCCCACAGTACG GAAGGAGCAATGACGAAGGCTGAAGCAGCAAGTTCGTCTCCAGGATTCccaaattgggcttggaaaatacATAGCCAGGGTGTGGTCACTCCAGTGCCAGTGTTTTCTTCTACTGCAGCATCATCAGGATTCTCTACCGCTACCACTCTGTATCAAAATTCCCTCCTACCGCCAAGCAACCAACTACGTCTCCCCACAAACTCAACTTTGCAACAACACCCTCCAGTGACCCTTAACATCAGTTAA